In one window of Hyla sarda isolate aHylSar1 chromosome 1, aHylSar1.hap1, whole genome shotgun sequence DNA:
- the LOC130362853 gene encoding cytochrome c oxidase assembly protein COX18, mitochondrial isoform X2, with product MKRLITELYVRDNCHPFKASLIMWIQIPMWLFVSLALRNFSFNTSGSNADDMVYKQLQNGGTLWFSDLTMPDSTWILPVLLGSINLLLVEMFALRTMELSRFQKYLTNVVRGITLLMIPLAASVPSSMALYWVSSSVVGLVHNLLLRSPTVRRLFRIPHTKTDSDTPYKDLLAAFVAKYIQKK from the exons ATGAAAAGGTTAATAACAGAACTCTATGTACGAGATAATTGTCATCCATTTAAGGCCAGCCTGATCATGTGGATCCAAATACCCATGTGGCTCTTTGTTTCTCTGGCTTTGAGGAATTTCAGCTTTAATACAAGTGGTTCAAATGCAG ATGACATGGTTTACAAGCAGCTACAAAATGGGGGAACACTGTGGTTCTCAGACCTCACAATGCCAGATTCCACATGGATTCTCCCAGTACTTTTGGGCTCTATCAACTTGCTGCTAGTAGAG ATGTTTGCCTTGCGGACGATGGAGCTGTCTAGATTTCAGAAATACTTAACCAATGTTGTTAGAGGAATTACTCTTCTAATGATTCCTCTTGCTGCCAGTGTCCCCTCA agTATGGCACTCTACTGGGTTTCGTCCAGTGTTGTGGGTCTAGTTCATAATCTCTTGTTGCGTTCTCCAACTGTTCGTCGTCTGTTCCGGATTCCACACACCAAGACTGATTCTGATACTCCTTATAAAGACCTACTAGCTGCATTTGTAGCAAAATACATCCAAAAGAAATAA